In a genomic window of Tachysurus vachellii isolate PV-2020 chromosome 13, HZAU_Pvac_v1, whole genome shotgun sequence:
- the csnk2a2b gene encoding casein kinase II subunit alpha', with the protein MPGPVAGSTARVYAEVNTLKSREYWDYEAHVPNWSNQEDYQLVRKLGRGKYSEVFEAVNVNNSEKVVVKILKPVKKKKIKREIKILENLRGGTNIIRLVDTVKDPVSRTPALVFECINNTDFKELYQKLTDFDIRYYMYELLKALNYCHSMGIMHRDVKPHNVMIDHQLRKLRLIDWGLAEFYHPAQEYNVRVASRYFKGPELLVDYQLYDYSLDMWSLGCMLASMIFRKEPFFHGQDNYDQLVRIAKVLGTDELFGYLRKYHIELDPRFKDLLGQQTRKCWEQFVQAENQHLVSPEALDLLDKLLRYDHQQRLTATEAMEHPYFYPVLKEQSLTNVNNTVGSEGSNAAR; encoded by the exons ATGCCCGGTCCAGTGGCTGGAAGCACAGCTCGGGTTTACGCCGAAGTGAACACACTGAAGAGCAGAGAATACTGGGACTATGAAGCTCATGTACCAAACTGGAG CAATCAGGAGGACTATCAGCTAGTGCGAAAGTTGGGCCGGGGGAAGTACAGCGAGGTGTTCGAGGCCGTTAATGTCAACAACAGCGAAAAAGTGGTGGTGAAGATCCTGAAG CCcgtcaagaagaaaaagatcaaGCGAGAAATCAAAATCCTGGAGAACCTGAGAGGAGGAACAAACATCATCCGGCTCGTGGACACCGTAAAGGACCCTGTG TCTCGAACTCCTGCCCTCGTCTTTGAGTGCATCAATAACACTGATTTCAAG gaGCTGTACCAGAAGTTAACAGATTTTGATATCCGGTATTACATGTATGAACTACTAAAG GCCTTGAACTACTGCCACAGTATGGGCATCATGCACCGTGACGTCAAGCCCCACAACGTCATGATCGATCATCAACTGAGGAAG ctgaggCTGATAGATTGGGGTCTGGCTGAGTTCTATCACCCTGCGCAGGAGTACAATGTCCGAGTGGCATCTCGCTATTTCAAGGGTCCTGAGCTGCTGGTGGATTACCAG TTGTATGACTACAGTCTGGACATGTGGAGTCTGGGCTGCATGCTGGCCAGTATGATCTTCAGGAAAGAGCCTTTCTTCCACGGCCAGGACAACTACGATCAG TTGGTGCGGATTGCTAAAGTCCTCGGAACCGACGAGCTATTCGGCTACCTGCGCAAATACCACATTGAACTGGACCCACGCTTTAAGGACCTGCTTGGGCA GCAGACGAGGAAGTGCTGGGAGCAGTTTGTGCAGGCGGAGAATCAGCACCTGGTGAGTCCAGAGGCTTTGGACCTGCTGGATAAACTACTGCGCTACGACCACCAGCAGAGACTCACTGCCACCGAAGCCATGGAGCACCCCTACTTCT ACCCAGTGCTGAAGGAACAGTCTCTTACCAACGTGAATAACACTGTAGGATCAGAAGGATCCAATGCAGCTCGGTGA